GAGATAGCGCGGCTTGCCGTACACCGACGAACTGCTGGCGAACACCAGCCGTTCGACCCCGTGGTCGCGGGCGGCGTCCAGCACGTTCAGCGTCCCGTCGACGTTGACCTCGTCGTACTTGCGGGGGCTGTAGTCGGTGCGGACGCCCGCCTGGGCGGCCTGGTGGTAGACGTACTCGGCGTCGGCGACGAGGTCGTCGACCAGCTCGGCGTCCCGCACGTCGCCCTCGACGAGTTCGTAGCTGCCGTCGCTCTCGGCGGCGGCCTCGCGGGCTGTTTCGACGTTGTGCTCCTTGATCCGCGTGTCGTAGTAGGGGTCGAAGTTGTCCAGCACGACCACGTCGTGGCCGTCGCCGGCGAACGTTTCGGCGAGGTGTCCGCCGATGAAGCCGGCCCCACCGGTGACCAGGATTCGCATTATCGTATCGCTCGCGCGACGGGAGAAAAAGTCATCGGCATGGTGCGGACCTGTACCGAAAGCCCGTCCCACCGACCCGTACTTTAGCTACCGCCGGTGGCCCGGTTATTAAATAGAGCCGACGCGTCAAATACACGTATGAAGCGCATCGGGGACCTCGATCGGGAGTCTACCGTTCCGGTCCAGCGGCTTCGGTCGCGGCTCGACGAGGCGCCGGTACGAGTCGCGATCCTGTTCGGTTCTCACGCGACCGGGCGCGCTCACGCCCGGAGCGATGTCGATATCGCAGTCGAGTTCGAGGACATCGAGCCGGGCGACACGGAGTACAACGAGACGTTCTTCGGTCTCAGTGCGGACCTGAGCGGGTTGCTCGGAACCGACGACGTCGATCTCGTCGATATCAGGTCGCTGTCGCCGTCGCTCGCTCGCTCTGTCTTCGATACCGGTGTGCTTCTGGTGGGGTCCGAGGAGCGGGTCGAGACACTGCGTGCGGCGCTGGCGAGCGACGACCCGGACGAGCGCTCACCGCACGAACGGTTCGACGACGCGCTTCGCCGGATCGACGAACACCTCGCATGAGCGGTGGGCTCCCCGCGGACCGTCTCCAGCGGATTCTCGACGCCGTCGACACCATCGAGGACTCGCTGGGCGTCCTCGCCCGGAAACGCCGGACAGTCGACCGCGAGACGTACAGAAACGATTCTGACACCAGAGATGTCGTCGAACGCCGATTCGTGAAGACGACCGAAGCCGCGCTCGACATCGGGACCGTACTCGTCGTCCACGAACGCGGTCACCCGCCCGAGAGCAATCCCGAGACGATGCAGGCCCTGAGCGACATCGGCGTCCTCTCGGAGGAGTTGGCCGTCGAGATGGCCGCCGCGGCGAGGTTCCGGAACGTGCTCGCGCACACGTACGGCGATGCCATCGAGGACGATATGGTGTACGACGCACTCGAAGATCTGGAACGGTACCGGTCGTTTCTGGTCTCCGTCCGAGAATATCTCGACGCGATCGGTGCGTTCGACGAGTAACCGGAGCGTCCGACAGAGCGCTTACTCCGCGGTGGCGTCGGCCTGGTCGGCGTCGCTGGTGTCGACGACGCCGGCCTCTTCGAGCCGCTGTTCGGCTTTGTCGCGGTCCTCGGGGTAGCCAACGTCGGTGCGCCAGCCGTCCATGCGGATGGCGTCGATGGTGCGGCCCGAGTGGATGAGCAGGTCGATCGCATCCGAGATCTCGTACTCGCCGCGGTCGGAGGGCTGGACGAGGTGGCAGGCGTGGAGGATCTCGGGGGTGAACGTGTAGAAGCCGGTCATCACGAGGTTCGAGGGGGGATCGTCGGGTTTCTCGACGACCTCGGTGATCTCGCCGTACTTGTTGGTGTCACAGACCCCGTAGCGACTCGCTTCCTCCCAGGGAACCTCCTCGACGAGGAAGGCGGCGTCGGCGCGGGACTCGGCCTGGCGGTTGACCACGTCCTGGAGGTTGGCCTGGAAGATGTTGTCGCCCAGCATCAGCATGAAGTCGTCGTCGATGTGGTCCTCGACGGTGAGCAGCGCGTGGGCCAGGCCCTCCTGCTCGCGCTGGTGGGCGTAGGTGATCGGGACGCCCTCGAACTCGTCCTCGTAGTGCTCGATGATCGCCTGTTTCTTGTAGCCGACGACGACCAGCAGCTCGTCGGC
Above is a genomic segment from Halosimplex halophilum containing:
- the hepT gene encoding type VII toxin-antitoxin system HepT family RNase toxin; its protein translation is MSGGLPADRLQRILDAVDTIEDSLGVLARKRRTVDRETYRNDSDTRDVVERRFVKTTEAALDIGTVLVVHERGHPPESNPETMQALSDIGVLSEELAVEMAAAARFRNVLAHTYGDAIEDDMVYDALEDLERYRSFLVSVREYLDAIGAFDE
- the aglF gene encoding UTP--glucose-1-phosphate uridylyltransferase AglF — encoded protein: MQAVVLAAGEGTRLRPLTEDKPKGMVEVAGKPILTHCFEQLVELGADELLVVVGYKKQAIIEHYEDEFEGVPITYAHQREQEGLAHALLTVEDHIDDDFMLMLGDNIFQANLQDVVNRQAESRADAAFLVEEVPWEEASRYGVCDTNKYGEITEVVEKPDDPPSNLVMTGFYTFTPEILHACHLVQPSDRGEYEISDAIDLLIHSGRTIDAIRMDGWRTDVGYPEDRDKAEQRLEEAGVVDTSDADQADATAE
- the mntA gene encoding type VII toxin-antitoxin system MntA family adenylyltransferase antitoxin, translating into MKRIGDLDRESTVPVQRLRSRLDEAPVRVAILFGSHATGRAHARSDVDIAVEFEDIEPGDTEYNETFFGLSADLSGLLGTDDVDLVDIRSLSPSLARSVFDTGVLLVGSEERVETLRAALASDDPDERSPHERFDDALRRIDEHLA